TCATGGCCGCGCAGCAGGATTATCTAGCCGCCATCATCGCCAAATGGGATCGCGACCTGCTCACCCATCGCGCCACGGGCATCGCCGCCAATGATTGCCACCACAACCAGGTTTTCACCGTCAAAGCCATCAGCAACACAGAGCTTGAGATCACGCTCTTCCCCGATGAAAAGCGCCGCGTCAACGTCAACCAAGCGCCGCAGATCGCTGAACTGCTCGCGGGCAACCAGCCGGGCGAACAGATTGCCAAGCTCGATTTCGACCCTTACGAACGCAGTATGCGCTATGTCAGCACCCACATCCTGACGCGCGCACTGAACGAAGCCAGCGTGCGCCAGGCGTTGCATCAGGGCCACGCCTACGTCGCGCATGATTGGTTGTGCGACGCCACGGGCTTTGTTTTCGCCGCCGAACAACTGGGCAAGCGCAAGCCGCTGGCCCTGCAAGGCGACGATGTGGCGTGGCGTAAAAATTTGCAGTTGCGCGTTGAAACGCCGTTGCCAGCGTTGCTGAAGCTTTATCGCAATGGTCAGGTGGTGCAGGAAACGCGCGGCGCGGCGCTGACTTATGCGGTGCGTGAACCGGGCGTGTATCGCGTGGAAGCTTGGCTGGAAGTGGATGGTGAACAGCGCCCGTGGATTTATGCGAATCCGATTCGCATTGGGCTAGGCGGGTCTGCGTCTCGGCCTTAGACCAGTTTGCAATTGAATGTACGGGCAGTGCGGCTAAGACAGTCCCGCGCGCGTGAGCGAGCGGGACGTCAACGCTGGCGCAATACGGTCTACCCTGAGTCTCCGCTTGCTCACGCGCGCGGTACTGCCCCGGAGCGCGCTTTTTCCCGTACACTGATCTGCAATCCGATCTAATGACAGCACTGCCTCACTTGAATTCGATGCCGCGATAAACCTCGCTTAACGGCAACTCGCATTCAAGCGAAGACAATTCCACCACGGCAGTCAGACTGCCGTATTCAAACCGCTGCCACCGCCTGCCTTTGCGCACGAAGCGCGTGACGTGCGGGATGTTTTGCGCGATCAGCAGATATTCCTGCACCGAGGGTATCGCTTGATAAGCCAGCCGCTTTGGCTCGCGGTCTAAATGCTCTGTGCCAGTCGAAAGCACTTCAATGAGAACGAGCGGGTTGACCAGCACATGGAACTTGTCCACTTTCCCAAACACCGGCTTGCCACAGACGACGCTCAGATCGGGATAACGAAAGGGCGGCAGGCTCGGCGTTTTGATTGCCATATCCGAACCGAAAACCTCGCAGCCACCGCCCGCCAACCGTTTGTTGAGTGCGTAGGAAACACGATTACAAATCATCGCATGCGCTGGCGAACCGCCCGACATGCAGACAAATTCGCCATTCCAAAACTCCCAGCGCCGGTCTGACGCTTCGAGCATGGCGTAATACTCTTCCAGCGAATGCTTCATACGCGGCACGGGCAAATACTCAGCAACCATTGCAACGGCTCCTTTCAACTGTCTGAATGCGCCGATTCTAGCACAACCCGCTGGCAGCGACGGAAACGCGAAACACCGCGCACAACGGCATTGAAATTTCCGCGCTGTTCATTTTGCGTTCATCAACAGTTTCTATAATCGCCTCGTTCACTCTCCCATGCAGAAGCCCCGACATCCGCTCAAACACTGAAACCACACGCATCCCATTCGCCAAGCTGACCGCTTTCTCGACGTTTGCTCCGCTCTCAAACGTTCCGGCGGCAACAGCGGCCCCGCTGCAATTCATCTGCGCCTAAAGCCGTGATCTCGCATCATCGGTCTTGGGTGAGTTTTACCCATCGGCAGAGTTGAGCCTAAGTTTCATGCCCGAAGCTTTCGCATCACGCAGGCTCAAAAAAGGAGAGCTATATGACAGGCATTCCGCAGGAAACGATTCGACAGCTAAAGAGATATGTCGCGCTGTTGTCTTTGGTCGCAACGGCGGCGTTTCTCACGGTTCCCGATTTCTCAGGTCAGGCGGCGAGTGAGCATGGCAAAGCCTCGGCGACGCCCAAACCCGTGGCCACCGCGACGGTCAGACCCGTCGTGACGCCTACGCCAAAACCCAGTCCCACGGCGACGCCCAGACCGAGTCCCACCGCCACACCTCGTCCCAGTCCCACCGCTACGCCGACGCCGACGCCCGTGCCGGTGGGCAATTCGCTGGTCGTGTTGGGCTACAACGATCTGGGCATGCATTGCATGAATCAGGACTTTTCCGAATTGGTGATTTTGCCGCCTTACAACACGCTGCACGCGCAAGTGATTGATCGTTCCGGTGAGGAACCGCGCGTCGTTTCGAGCGGCGTGACGGTGCAATACAGCATTCCCGGCAACACACGCTCTTCGACCAAGACTAACTTCTGGCTCTTTGCGTCGTACCTGTTCGGCGTCAATTTGCCCAATGACATCGGGCTGACCGGCAATGGCCTCTCCGGCACGATGCAACCGACTGGCAATCGCGACTGGGCTGTGACCGGCATCCCCATTACGCCCATGACCGACAGCGGCGTCGAGAATCCGTATCAACTTGCCAATATCAAAGTGCTGCGTTCCGGCCAGCAACTGGCGCAGACCCAAGCCGTCGTGCCCGTCTCGTGGGAGATCAGTTGCAACATCTGCCACAATACGCCCGGCGTAGGGCCGGCGATAGACATCCTGCGCAAACACGACTTGCGGCATAACACGCAATTGGAAATGCATCGGCCCGTCTTGTGCGCCAGTTGTCACGCCGATAATGCGTTGGGCGCGCCCGGCCAAACGGGCGTATCCAACCTTTCGCAGGCGATGCACAGTTCGCACGCTAACCGCATGAGCCAGGCGAACCTGGGCAACTCCTGTTACGCCTGCCATCCGGGCCAGCGCACGCAATGTTTGCGCGACGTGCATTTCACCAAAGGCATGGATTGCAACAGTTGCCACACTTCGATGGCCGCCGTCGGCAATCCGAATCGCCGCCCCTGGGTGGACGAGCCGCGCTGCGCCGATTGCCACAACAAAGCCGGGCATGAATACGAACAGCCGAATACGCTGTACCGCAACTCAAGCGGCCACGGCAATGTGCAATGCGCCGCTTGCCACGGCAGCCCGCATGCGATCACGCCGACCGTTCAACCTGCTGACAACGTCCAGGCTATTCAGTGGCAAGGCTATCCGGGCACGATCAACAAATGCACGGTCTGTCATAAACAACAACCGGGCGAAAGTTTTCCGCACCGGCGGGACACATAAAGCTGCCTGGACAACTTAGATCGGTTTTCACATCGGTGTATGGGAAAAGTCGCGCAGCGGGACAGTACCGCGCGCGTCAGCAAGCGGCGCGTCAAGCTTACGCCATTGGCTGAGTCGCCCAGGCACCGCTTGCTGACGCGCGCGGTACTGTCCCGGCACAACGCGCTCCCGTAAACGCAATTGCAAACCGCTCTAAATCACAAGCTTGCGAGAGAAGGCTGCGCGCGGCAACGCACTCAGCCTTCTCTTTAACTCTGTTTCTCAGGCAACTGTATCAGCGAATTGTTTGCTTGGTTTTAGATCAAATCCCACGGCTTGCGCGCCGCGCGGCTGAGCAGCTTTGACGCTTCGGCGTCATTCACAAAATCTTCTTTTACAGCGTCCCACACCAGCTTCCTGCCGGTCTTGTAAGCGATGTTGCCCAGATGCGGCACGGTGGTCGAACGATGGCCGATTTCGACTTCGGCATTGGGCGCTTTGCGCGAACGCACGCATTCGATGAAGTTGGCCGTATGCAACGCCGTCGCGTCTTCGGCTTGCACGCGCTTGGCCGACATGCGGTAAGCGTCAACCGGCTTGCTGCGTTCTTTGCGCGTCTGCGCGGCTTTGACCGGCTCAGGATAAATCTCAAAGCCGATGCGGTCGCAAAAGAGCGCGCCGTTCGTACCGTAATACGCTTCGCCATGCGGGCGGTCGTCCTGCCCGCGCTGATTGTAAACCTCAAAGCCCGGCGTGCGTCCGCCCAAGCCGTGCGCGTTGAGATTGACCGCTTCGTAACTCAGCACGAAGCCGTCGTATTCATACGTTGCCTGCAACACATCGGGCATCTCGCCGTTGTCTTTGAGCGTGAAGCGCGCGCCGGTGGCCGAGACGGTTTTCGGCGCGCTCACGTGCATGATCTGTTGCACGGTATCGAAGCGGTGCGTGCCGTAATCCGTGATCGTCCCGCCCGCGTAATCCCAAAACCAGCGGAAGGTGCTCAGGAAACGGCTGCGATTGAACGGACGCTGGGGCGCGGGGCCAAGATACATGTCCCAATCCAAACCTTCGGGCACGGGTGCATCGGGCACATTGCCGATGCCGTTGGGCGTCAGGTTGCTGTAATTCCACACGCGCACGAAGCGCACTTCGCCCAGTTCGCCGGCTTGAATGATGCGCTCGACTTCGCGGTAATGCGGCGCGGAGCGTTGCTGCATGCCGGTTTGCACGACGCGCTTGTATTGGCGCGCGGCCTCGACCATTTGCCGACCTTGCCGAATGGTAAGCGCCAACGGCTTTTCAACATAAACATCCTTACCCGCGCGGCAGGCCAGCACCGTAATCGCCGCGTGCCAATGATCGGGCGTGGCGACGTGCACCGCATCAATGTCTTTGCTTTCGAGCACACGCCGGAAGTCGCCGAACCCTGTCGCCGCCGGATTCAGCAGCGTTTTGGCCTGGGCAACGTTGGGCGCGTAGACATCGCAAACCGCGACGTATTCCGCGCCCGGCACTTTGCGCATGTGCGAGGCGACTTCTGAGCCACGCCCGCCGCAACCGATCAAAGCAAGGCGAACGCGGTCGTTGGCACCGAGGATGCGTTGGTAAGAAGCGGCGGTCAGCGCGACCGTCGTAGCACTCTGCATTGACTGCCTGATGAATTCTCGTCGTTTCATAAGCCTTCCCAATCAATGTACAGCAGGCTGCCAGCCTGCTGCGTCTTCGTCAGTAAGGCAATCAATTTGCCTCACTGACGAAGATGCCAACAGCAAGCTGCTAGCCTGCTACAGACATAAGACAGCAAGTCAGCTTCATGGTGTCATTGGCAAAGACACCGCAGGCTGGCAGCCTGCTGTACCACTTTGTCTTAGGGCCGAATCACCGTGCCGTCTTTGCGGCGCGTCGTGCCCCACGAATAATCGAAATTCGGCGGGCTATCCACCACCTGGAATTTCGCCGCCAGCGCCTCATCAAAATCAATGCCCAAGCCCGGCTTCTCCTGCGCCAGCATGTAACCGTTCTTGACTTCGGGACAGCCTTTGAAAACTTCCTGCGTTTCTTTCGGGAAGCCGCTGCCTTCGTGCACACCGAAGTTGTAGCTCGACAATTCAAGCGCCAGTTGCGCCGCGTGTGCCAGCGGCGAAGCATCGCCGGGGCCGTGCCAGGCGCTGCGCACGCCGAAGTATTCGCTTAAGGCCGCGACCTTGCGGGCCGGACTCAAGCCGCCGATTTGCGAGATGTGGATGCGAATGAAATCAATCAGCCGGTCTTTGATCAGCGGCAGGTATTCGTGCTGCGTGTTGAACAACTCGCCCATCGCAATCGGCGTGTTGCACTGGTTGCGCAACAGTTTGAAATGATCGTTGTCTTCGGGCGGGAACGGGTCTTCGATGAAAAAGGGTTTGTATTGCTCGACCTCTTTGCAAATCTGAATGCCCTGTTGCAGCGTCACGCGCTCGTGTACGTCGTGCAGGAATTCGATGTCTTCGCCGAACTGCTTGCGCATGGCCTCGAACATACGCGGCACCATGCGCGCGTATTTCGCCGACTCCCAAATCGCTTGCGGGTTGGTTGGGCCAATGGCCTCAGGGCTGGCGGCACCTGCTGCGCCCGTGCCGCGATTCGGGCCGCCCGCGCCATATGTCGCCATGCCCTCGACGCCGGATTGGATGCGCACGTGGCGGAAGCCCTGCTCGATTGCGCCTTTGACGCGCTCGCCCAATTCGGCGAAATCCTTGCCCGCCGCGTGGAAATAGCAATCGGCGCCGTGCCGCACTTTGCCGCCGAGCAGTTGATAAACCGGCATCCCGGCACGTTTGCCTTTGATGTCCCAGAGCGCAATGTCCACGCCGCTCATCGCATTGAAGAGCACCGGGCCGTTGCGCCAATACGAAGACACATACGACGACTGCCAGATGTCTTCGATTTCGTCCACGTTGCGGCCAATCAGGAAGGGGCGCAGGTATTTCTCAAGCGCCGTTTGCACGACCAACGCACGTTGCGTAAATGTCGCACAACCCCAGCCGACCAGGCCCGGCTCAGTGGTTTCGATTTTGACGACGACCAGGCGGATGCGATTGGGCGCGGTCAGAATCGTTTTGATGTCACGGATTTTGACTGGCCCGGTGCCTTTGACGGCTTGGGTGTAAGCCGGATTCGGCGCGAGCGTTTCGGCCAGTGATTCTTTGGCGGCGAGCAACGAGGCTCCGCCCGCCAGCGAGAGCGAACGTAAGGCGTCACGACGTTTCATAAGGTTTTGTCCTGAAAAAAGGGATGCGTTTGGCCGCAGAGGTACGAAGGCGCAGAGAACAGTTCCATCTTGAAAAACTCTCTTACTCTCTGTGCCTCCGTGCCTCGGTGGCAATCTTCGTGTCTGGTTGAAACTACTTCACAGTGTTGAAAGTGCGGCGTTCCATCTCGTCGGTGAGAGTAGGGTTGAATTTATATTTGCGCAAGAACTCTTCGGTCACCTGCGCGCCCAGGCCCGGCGTGTTGGTTGGATAAACGCCTTGCACATCGCGCTTGACGCCGCCCGGAACGAGGTCGTTGAAGACCGGTTCGTCTTTCTCAAAGAATTCGAGAATCAGAAAGTTCGGAATCGAGGAACAGACGTGCATCGAAGCCAGCGTGCACAGCGGCCCGTTCGGAGTGTGCGGCGCGACCGGGATGTTATACGTATCAGCCAGCGCGTCGGTCTTTTTGGTTTCAGTGATGCCGCCCGTGCGCGCCAGGTCGGGCTGGATGATGCGCACGGCTTGGCGTTCGAGCAATTCGCGGCAGCCCTGACGCCCAAAGATGCGCTTGCCCGTGGCCAGCGGTGTTTGGGCGTTGCGTTGTACTTCGGCCATCGCGGCGGCGTTTTCGAGCGGCACGGCTTCAAAAGAACAGCCGCGACAACTCACATGAAAAAGGGGTTGTCTATGGTTTGCGGGACGTGAATTTCCTTGCTCCATTGTTCCGCGCCGATGGAATACCCGTGCAGGGCATAGACGACCGGATAACGCCGGGACTTTTGCTTGTCGTAACTCGGCGGCAAAAACACCAGTACATCGCGATCAACCGCGTCACCTTCTAGGTTCCCTTCGAGCGCGGTTCCGTGAATCTTGCTGCGTTCTACCTTTACAGGCTTTGCGCCTGGTACCACCGGAGGTACTTCGGTTTGTACCTGCGCGGCAATCGGTATCGCGAACGTAACTGTTAGGATCAGCGTCATTACACAAACGAATCTTATCTTTCTCATAGTTATCCTTATCACTGAGCGATGCTGTGTTACTTCTGGAGCGCGGTTCGGCCACCAGAAGCGGCTTATCGAAACAGCCTTGGCGCGAAGTCTTGCAGATCGCGCCGCCACGTTTGCCATTCGTGGTCTGTCCCCGGAGATTCATAGAAGACATGCTGAATTTGGGCTTCTGTTAACGCGTCATGTAGCCGGTGAATCCCGGCGCGCATTCTTTCTGGCTCAGTTGTTCCAATGCCAATCCAGAGCAATCGAACCTTTTTTGCAAACACCGCCGGATCAGCAAAGACACCGTTGTAATCGTTCTTCGCGTCCATCTTGCGGTCTCCCAGAAAGCCGCCTGCACCACTGAACCCGCCAATGTAAGAAAAGAGATCAAGACGCTTCAGCGTGATCTGGAACGTTTGCATGCCGCCCATCGAAAGCCCTGCCATCGCGCGATTTTCACGACTGGGAATCGTGC
This sequence is a window from Acidobacteriota bacterium. Protein-coding genes within it:
- a CDS encoding Uma2 family endonuclease; its protein translation is MVAEYLPVPRMKHSLEEYYAMLEASDRRWEFWNGEFVCMSGGSPAHAMICNRVSYALNKRLAGGGCEVFGSDMAIKTPSLPPFRYPDLSVVCGKPVFGKVDKFHVLVNPLVLIEVLSTGTEHLDREPKRLAYQAIPSVQEYLLIAQNIPHVTRFVRKGRRWQRFEYGSLTAVVELSSLECELPLSEVYRGIEFK
- a CDS encoding cytochrome c3 family protein; this translates as MTGIPQETIRQLKRYVALLSLVATAAFLTVPDFSGQAASEHGKASATPKPVATATVRPVVTPTPKPSPTATPRPSPTATPRPSPTATPTPTPVPVGNSLVVLGYNDLGMHCMNQDFSELVILPPYNTLHAQVIDRSGEEPRVVSSGVTVQYSIPGNTRSSTKTNFWLFASYLFGVNLPNDIGLTGNGLSGTMQPTGNRDWAVTGIPITPMTDSGVENPYQLANIKVLRSGQQLAQTQAVVPVSWEISCNICHNTPGVGPAIDILRKHDLRHNTQLEMHRPVLCASCHADNALGAPGQTGVSNLSQAMHSSHANRMSQANLGNSCYACHPGQRTQCLRDVHFTKGMDCNSCHTSMAAVGNPNRRPWVDEPRCADCHNKAGHEYEQPNTLYRNSSGHGNVQCAACHGSPHAITPTVQPADNVQAIQWQGYPGTINKCTVCHKQQPGESFPHRRDT
- a CDS encoding Gfo/Idh/MocA family oxidoreductase, whose translation is MKRREFIRQSMQSATTVALTAASYQRILGANDRVRLALIGCGGRGSEVASHMRKVPGAEYVAVCDVYAPNVAQAKTLLNPAATGFGDFRRVLESKDIDAVHVATPDHWHAAITVLACRAGKDVYVEKPLALTIRQGRQMVEAARQYKRVVQTGMQQRSAPHYREVERIIQAGELGEVRFVRVWNYSNLTPNGIGNVPDAPVPEGLDWDMYLGPAPQRPFNRSRFLSTFRWFWDYAGGTITDYGTHRFDTVQQIMHVSAPKTVSATGARFTLKDNGEMPDVLQATYEYDGFVLSYEAVNLNAHGLGGRTPGFEVYNQRGQDDRPHGEAYYGTNGALFCDRIGFEIYPEPVKAAQTRKERSKPVDAYRMSAKRVQAEDATALHTANFIECVRSRKAPNAEVEIGHRSTTVPHLGNIAYKTGRKLVWDAVKEDFVNDAEASKLLSRAARKPWDLI
- a CDS encoding starvation-sensing protein RspA, yielding MKRRDALRSLSLAGGASLLAAKESLAETLAPNPAYTQAVKGTGPVKIRDIKTILTAPNRIRLVVVKIETTEPGLVGWGCATFTQRALVVQTALEKYLRPFLIGRNVDEIEDIWQSSYVSSYWRNGPVLFNAMSGVDIALWDIKGKRAGMPVYQLLGGKVRHGADCYFHAAGKDFAELGERVKGAIEQGFRHVRIQSGVEGMATYGAGGPNRGTGAAGAASPEAIGPTNPQAIWESAKYARMVPRMFEAMRKQFGEDIEFLHDVHERVTLQQGIQICKEVEQYKPFFIEDPFPPEDNDHFKLLRNQCNTPIAMGELFNTQHEYLPLIKDRLIDFIRIHISQIGGLSPARKVAALSEYFGVRSAWHGPGDASPLAHAAQLALELSSYNFGVHEGSGFPKETQEVFKGCPEVKNGYMLAQEKPGLGIDFDEALAAKFQVVDSPPNFDYSWGTTRRKDGTVIRP